One region of Mangifera indica cultivar Alphonso chromosome 3, CATAS_Mindica_2.1, whole genome shotgun sequence genomic DNA includes:
- the LOC123212050 gene encoding ATP synthase subunit delta', mitochondrial, producing MFRQASRLLARTTALTRSRAFSSEVPATPAVDSTFIDSWKKVIPNMEPPSTPSSFMVTRPQTPTSIPSKLTVNFVLPYASELSAKEVDMVIIPATTGQMGVLPGHVPTIAELKPGVLSVHEGNETKKYFLSSGFAFIHANSVADIIAVEAVPVDHIDPNLVQKGLAEFTQKLSSATTDLEKAEAQIGVDVHSALNSALTG from the exons ATGTTCAGGCAAGCCTCACGCCTCTTGGCTCGAACCACCGCATTGACCAGGTCTCGAGCATTCTCTTCCGAAGTCCCTGCCACCCCCGCCGTCGACTCTACCTTCATCGATTCATGGAAAAAAGTCATACCAAACATGGAACCACCCAGTACTCCATCGTCTTTCATGGTCACTCGCCCACAAACTCCCACCTCCATTCCTTCAAAGCTCACTGTCAACTTCGTTCTTCCCTACGCATCTGAGCTTTCCGCCAAGGAG GTTGACATGGTCATTATTCCAGCAACAACAGGTCAAATGGGTGTTTTGCCTGGGCATGTACCCACAATCGCAGAGCTAAAGCCAGGGGTCCTATCAGTTCATGAAGGGAATGAGACTAAGAAATATTTTCTTAGCAGTGGGTTTGCATTTATTCATGCAAATTCAGTAGCTGACATAATCGCAGTTGAGGCTGTGCCAGTTGACCACATTGATCCAAACTTGGTCCAGAAGGGGCTTGCAGAATTCACTCAGAAGCTGAGTTCTGCTACCACAGACTTGGAGAAAGCTGAAGCTCAGATAGGTGTTGATGTTCACAGTGCACTCAACTCTGCTCTCACAGGCTAA
- the LOC123212049 gene encoding lon protease homolog 2, peroxisomal, whose amino-acid sequence MAESIELPSRLGILPFRNKVLLPGAIIRIRCTSPTSVKLVEQELWQREEKGLIGILPVRDAAETTAVGPTLSQGVGSDSGERVPKIQVGASDGHKVDGKNQQEVIHWHNRGVAARALHLSRGVEKPSGRVTYIVVLEGLCRFSVQELSTRGTYYTARISSLEMTKIEMEQVEQDPDFIALSRQFKATAMELISVLEQKQKTSGRTKVLLETVPIHKLADIFVASFEIGFEEQLLMLDSIDLKVRLSKATELVDRHLQSIRVAEKITQKVEGQLSKSQKEFLLRQQMRAIKEELGDNDDDEDDLVALERKMQSAGMPSNVWKHVQRELRRLKKMQPQQPGYNSSRVYLEILADLPWQQASEEVDLDLKAAKERLDSDHYGLTRVKRRIIEYLAVRKLKPDARGPVLCFVGPPGVGKTSLASSIASALGRKFVRISLGGVKDEADIRGHRRTYIGSMPGRLIDGLKRVGVCNPVMLLDEIDKTGSDVRGDPASALLEVLDPEQNKTFNDHYLNVPFDLSKVIFVATANRAQLIPPPLLDRMEVIELPGYSPEEKLRIAMQHLIPRVLEQHGLSSEFLQIPEAMVKLVIQRYTREAGVRNLERNLAALARAAAVRISENEKAVPVSKDVHQLTTPLLDNRLADGAEVEMEVLSMGVNNHEISSTLRIASPLVVDAAMLEKVLGPPTYYDETAERVATPGVSVGLVWTTFGGEVQFVEATAMAGKGDLHLTGQLGDVIKESAQLALTWVRAKATNLQLVAEEEINLLDGRDIHIHFPAGAVPKDGPSAGVTLVTALVSLFSRKRVRADTAMTGEMTLRGLVLPVGGVKDKVLAAHRYGIKRVILPERNKKDLAEVPAAVLACLEILPAKRIEDVLEQAFEGGCPWRVSSKL is encoded by the exons ATGGCGGAATCTATTGAGTTACCGAGTCGGCTAGGAATCCTTCCATTTAGGAACAAAGTCCTCTTACCTGGCGCCATTATTAGAATTCGTTGCACTTCACCTACTAG TGTGAAATTAGTGGAGCAAGAACTTTGgcagagagaagagaaaggttTGATTGGCATACTGCCAGTCCGAGATGCTGCCGAAACTACTGCAGTGGGCCCAACATTATCTCAAG GAGTTGGAAGTGATTCTGGAGAGAGAGTGCCGAAGATTCAAGTTGGCGCATCAGATGGTCACAAGGTTGATGGAAAAAATCAGCAGGAAGTTATTCATTGGCACAATAG GGGAGTCGCAGCCCGTGCTTTACATCTCTCAAGAGGAGTGGAAAAACCAAGTGGGAGGGTGACATACATTGTTGTGCTCGAAGGCTTGTGCCGATTCAGTGTCCAGGAACTTAGCACAAGGGGAACATATTATACTGCTCGGATATCTTCACTTGAGATGACAAAGATAG aGATGGAGCAAGTAGAGCAAGATCCAGACTTCATAGCTTTGTCTCGTCAGTTTAAAGCAACTGCCATGGAGCTTATATCAGTTCTTGAGCAG AAACAAAAAACTAGTGGGAGGACAAAAGTTCTTTTGGAAACAGTTCCAATTCACAAATTGGCAGATATCTTCGTTGCGAGCTTCGAGATAGGCTTTGAAGAGCAGCTATTGATGTTGGATTCAATTGACCTCAAAGTGAGGCTCTCAAAAGCTACTGAGTTAGTTGACAGGCATTTACAG TCAATACGTGTAGCTGAGAAGATCACACAGAAGGTTGAGGGACAGTTGTCAAAATCACAGAAAGAGTTTCTTTTACGCCAGCAG ATGAGGGCCATAAAAGAGGAGCTTggtgataatgatgatgatgaggatgatTTAGTTGCTCTGGAAAGAAAGATGCAAAGTGCAGGAATGCCTTCAAATGTCTGGAAGCATGTACAGAGAGAGTTAAG gAGGCTTAAGAAAATGCAACCACAGCAACCTGGATATAATAGTTCACGAGTATACTTGGAAATTCTCGCTGATTTGCCATGGCAACAGGCCAGTGAAGAAGTTGATTTGGACCTAAAAGCTGCTAAAGAACGTCTTGACAGTGATCATTATGGTTTAACCAGGGTAAAGCGGCGGATTATAGAATATCTGGCTGTGCGCAAG CTTAAACCAGATGCAAGAGGTCCAGTGTTGTGTTTTGTTGGCCCACCAGGTGTTGGGAAAACATCTTTGGCATCATCCATTGCTTCAGCTTTGGGCAGAAAATTTGTACGCATATCTCTTGGTGGTGTGAAGGATGAAGCTGATATAAGAGGGCACAGAAGGACATACATCGGAAGTATGCCAGGGCGTCTTATTGATGGATTGAAG AGAGTAGGTGTCTGCAATCCAGTCATGCTGTTGGATGAGATTGATAAAACTGGTTCTGATGTGCGTGGGGATCCTGCTTCTGCTCTGCTAGAGGTTCTTGACCCTGAACAGAATAAAACATTCAATGATCA CTATTTGAATGTTCCATTTGACCTTTCAAAGGTAATTTTTGTGGCAACTGCAAACCGGGCACAGCTCATTCCTCCTCCGCTGTTGGACAGGATGGAAGTCATTGAACTACCTGGATATTCACCTGAAGAAAAACTTCGAATTGCCATGCAACATTTGATTCCACGAGTGCTGGAGCAGCATGGGTTGAGTTCTGAATTCCTCCAGATTCCTGAG GCTATGGTTAAACTTGTGATTCAGAGGTACACCAGGGAGGCAGGTGTTCGGAATTTGGAGAGGAACTTGGCTGCCTTGGCTCGTGCAGCAGCAGTTAGAATTTCAGAGAATGAAAAAGCTGTTCCAGTGAGTAAGGATGTGCACCAGCTTACTACACCATTGTTGGACAACAGGCTTGCTGATGGAGCTGAAGTAGAGATGGAAGTCCTTTCAATGGGTGTAAACAATCATGAGATATCCAGCACATTAAGGATTGCCTCACCTTTGGTTGTGGATGCGGCAATGCTAGAAAAAGTTTTGGGG CCTCCAACGTATTATGATGAAACTGCAGAACGAGTTGCAACTCCTGGAGTATCTGTTGGGCTAGTCTGGACAACTTTTGGTGGAGAGGTCCAGTTCGTGGAGGCTACTGCAATGGCGGGAAAGGGTGATTTACATCTTACTGGACAGCTTGGTGATGTCATCAAAGAATCAGCACAACTAGCTCTGACATgg GTGAGAGCAAAGGCAACAAATCTTCAGCTGGTGGCTGAGGAGGAAATTAATCTCCTTGATGGGCGGGATATTCATATACATTTTCCTGCTGGAGCTGTACCCAAAGATGGGCCCTCTGCTGGTGTCACTCTTGTAACAGCTCTGGTTTCACTGTTTAGTCGGAAAAGAGTAAGAGCAGATACGGCAATGACTGGAGAGATGACTTTGAGGGGTCTTGTGCTACCTGTTGGCGGTGTCAAGGATAAG GTGTTAGCTGCTCACCGATATGGTATCAAGAGAGTTATTCTGCCAGAGAGAAATAAGAAGGACCTAGCTGAAGTGCCAGCTGCTGTGCTTGCCTGTTTGGAG ATCTTACCGGCTAAGCGAATTGAAGATGTTTTAGAGCAGGCCTTTGAAGGTGGTTGCCCTTGGAGAGTAAGCTCTAAGTTATGA